One part of the Lapillicoccus jejuensis genome encodes these proteins:
- a CDS encoding cell division protein CrgA, with protein sequence MPESTGRPTSDGSNGSDVTGAEELEATGSTGSTGSTEITETTETGSTTAPDAAATPASAPESASKSAPKSAPKSAPKSARATGPVVPPKAKAKAKVATAETRAATARARAAAPNPEWWVPVFVTLLVLGLAWIVVFYISQGAWPVAAFGYGNLLAGFVLLIAGFAMSMRWR encoded by the coding sequence GTGCCCGAGTCCACCGGCCGCCCCACGTCCGACGGGTCGAACGGGTCCGACGTCACGGGCGCCGAGGAGCTCGAGGCCACCGGGTCCACCGGGTCCACCGGGTCCACCGAGATCACGGAGACCACGGAGACCGGCTCGACGACCGCCCCGGACGCCGCGGCGACTCCCGCGAGCGCTCCGGAGAGCGCGTCGAAGAGCGCCCCGAAGAGCGCCCCGAAGAGCGCCCCGAAGAGCGCGCGGGCCACCGGGCCCGTCGTGCCGCCCAAGGCCAAGGCCAAGGCGAAGGTGGCGACCGCCGAGACCCGGGCCGCGACGGCGCGCGCTCGGGCCGCCGCCCCCAACCCCGAGTGGTGGGTGCCGGTCTTCGTCACCCTGCTGGTCCTGGGGCTGGCCTGGATCGTCGTCTTCTACATCTCGCAGGGGGCCTGGCCCGTCGCCGCGTTCGGCTACGGGAACCTCCTCGCCGGCTTCGTCCTGCTCATCGCGGGCTTCGCCATGTCGATGCGCTGGCGCTGA
- a CDS encoding rhomboid family intramembrane serine protease, whose translation MTQQPLPPQETTVPVCPRHPDRESRTRCQRCGRPACWECQRPAAVGFQCVDCVREQARESRPTVTVLGGRAASDGRPLVTMTIIALCVLGYLLQTARPAITEQLDFVPAYGAAEPWRTLTSAFLHVNLLHLGTNMLSLWFIGPYVESLLGRARFVAVYALSAFGGSLGLLLLTPAPGIDASQAQVAAWYTAAVGASGAISGVFLALVILNRHLGRATAGVGFVIMLNVALPLILHGIAWQAHLGGAVTGVVAAALLTALRPAARQRWVWPALAGLGLVLVGAYVGVYASAGLV comes from the coding sequence ATGACCCAGCAGCCGCTGCCCCCGCAGGAGACGACCGTCCCGGTCTGCCCGCGCCACCCGGACCGCGAGAGCCGCACCCGGTGCCAGCGCTGCGGCCGCCCGGCCTGCTGGGAGTGCCAGCGCCCGGCCGCCGTGGGGTTCCAGTGCGTCGACTGCGTCCGGGAGCAGGCCCGCGAGAGCCGCCCGACCGTCACCGTGCTCGGTGGCCGCGCCGCGTCCGACGGACGCCCCCTCGTGACGATGACGATCATCGCCCTGTGCGTCCTCGGGTACCTCCTGCAGACCGCGCGCCCCGCGATCACCGAGCAGCTCGACTTCGTCCCGGCGTACGGCGCCGCGGAGCCGTGGCGCACGCTCACCAGCGCGTTCCTGCACGTCAACCTGTTGCACCTGGGCACCAACATGCTCAGCCTGTGGTTCATCGGCCCGTACGTCGAGTCGTTGCTCGGCCGGGCGCGCTTCGTCGCCGTCTACGCGCTGAGCGCCTTCGGTGGCTCGCTGGGGCTGCTCCTGCTCACGCCCGCCCCCGGGATCGACGCGAGCCAGGCGCAGGTCGCCGCCTGGTACACCGCCGCGGTCGGGGCCTCGGGCGCGATCAGCGGCGTCTTCCTCGCGCTCGTCATCCTCAACCGGCACCTGGGCCGGGCCACCGCGGGCGTCGGGTTCGTCATCATGCTCAACGTGGCGCTGCCGCTGATCCTGCACGGCATCGCCTGGCAGGCGCACCTCGGCGGGGCGGTCACCGGGGTCGTCGCCGCCGCCCTGCTCACGGCGCTGCGCCCGGCCGCGCGGCAACGCTGGGTGTGGCCCGCGCTCGCCGGCCTCGGGCTGGTCCTCGTCGGGGCGTACGTCGGCGTGTACGCCTCCGCCGGCCTGGTCTGA
- a CDS encoding peptidylprolyl isomerase, with protein MKATLHTNHGDIHVELFPNEAPKTVESFVGLATGTREYKDDAGRTNPTPFFDGLIFHRIIDGFMIQGGDPLGKGFGGPGYTFDDEPHPDKQFDRPYLLAMANAGKRGGKGTNGSQFFITVSTPGYLNGKHTIFGEVSDQASRDVVDKIAKVDTDRDDRPREDVVIERVTVED; from the coding sequence ATGAAGGCAACGCTGCACACCAACCACGGTGACATCCACGTCGAGCTGTTCCCGAACGAGGCGCCGAAGACGGTCGAGAGCTTCGTCGGCCTCGCCACCGGCACCAGGGAGTACAAGGACGACGCCGGCCGGACCAACCCGACCCCGTTCTTCGACGGCCTGATCTTCCACCGGATCATCGACGGCTTCATGATCCAGGGCGGCGACCCGCTCGGGAAGGGCTTCGGTGGCCCCGGCTACACGTTCGACGACGAGCCGCACCCCGACAAGCAGTTCGACCGCCCCTACCTGCTGGCCATGGCCAACGCCGGCAAGCGCGGCGGCAAGGGCACCAACGGGTCGCAGTTCTTCATCACCGTCTCGACCCCGGGCTACCTCAACGGCAAGCACACGATCTTCGGCGAGGTCTCCGACCAGGCCAGCCGCGACGTCGTCGACAAGATCGCCAAGGTCGACACCGACCGCGACGACCGCCCCCGCGAGGACGTCGTCATCGAGCGCGTCACCGTCGAGGACTGA
- a CDS encoding serine/threonine-protein kinase produces the protein MDPTTPRPRRDVGEGDVLGGRYRVGRLLGRGGTATVHAATDEVLRREVAVKVLAAGLGTGAAREDEALLLASVSHPHLVTLHDADLTGEPSYLVMELVPGPSLAAQLRDGGPLTPDQVRGLATQLGSALSHIHDRGMVHRDLKPANVLLAAPLEPGTAPDARLTDFGIARIVDAARLTATGTVLGTAAYLSPEQARGGAVGPPSDVYSLGLVLLEAASGEVAYPGPALESAAARLARPPAVPAGLPQPLRALLTAMTSSDPVRRPTSQQVARLDPGARTAPLPALIDPGKPVDLNEPGVPVTRTLDPQTRTLDATTPAARPAPAGRPVRPRRRAGLLLALVGLVLAVVLGATLLTRPGPTAPASVPPTTTRTTPATPATTATTSAPSTTAAPAATTTVGGGTGTGQGSGPGNGGPGNGGPGNDNGGGNNGGGKGGRHGGKGKG, from the coding sequence ATGGACCCCACGACCCCCCGTCCTCGCCGCGACGTCGGCGAGGGCGACGTGCTCGGCGGTCGCTACCGGGTGGGCCGCCTCCTGGGGCGCGGGGGCACGGCCACCGTCCACGCCGCCACGGACGAGGTGCTGCGCCGCGAGGTCGCCGTCAAGGTGCTCGCCGCCGGCCTCGGCACCGGTGCGGCCCGAGAGGACGAGGCCCTGCTGCTCGCCAGCGTCTCGCACCCGCACCTGGTGACCCTGCACGACGCCGACCTGACGGGCGAGCCGTCGTACCTCGTCATGGAGCTCGTCCCCGGCCCCAGCCTCGCCGCGCAGCTGCGCGACGGCGGGCCGCTCACCCCGGACCAGGTCCGGGGCCTCGCCACCCAGCTGGGGTCGGCGCTCTCGCACATCCACGACCGCGGGATGGTGCACCGCGACCTCAAGCCCGCCAACGTCCTGCTCGCGGCCCCGCTCGAGCCCGGTACGGCGCCCGACGCCCGCCTCACCGACTTCGGCATCGCCCGGATCGTCGACGCCGCCCGGCTCACCGCGACCGGGACGGTCCTCGGCACCGCGGCCTACCTCTCCCCGGAGCAGGCCCGCGGCGGCGCGGTCGGTCCGCCGTCCGACGTGTACTCGCTCGGGCTGGTCCTGCTCGAGGCGGCGAGCGGCGAGGTCGCCTACCCCGGACCCGCGCTCGAGTCGGCCGCGGCCCGCCTCGCCCGGCCGCCGGCCGTCCCGGCGGGGCTGCCGCAGCCGCTGCGGGCGCTGCTCACGGCGATGACCTCCAGCGACCCGGTCCGGCGCCCGACGTCGCAGCAGGTCGCGCGCCTCGACCCCGGAGCCCGTACGGCGCCCCTCCCCGCCCTGATCGACCCGGGCAAGCCGGTGGACCTGAACGAGCCGGGCGTGCCCGTGACGCGGACGCTCGACCCGCAGACCCGGACCCTCGACGCGACCACCCCGGCCGCTCGTCCGGCCCCGGCGGGCCGGCCGGTGCGACCGCGGCGCCGTGCGGGTCTCCTGCTCGCCCTGGTCGGACTCGTGCTCGCCGTCGTGCTCGGCGCCACGCTGCTCACCCGACCGGGGCCGACGGCCCCGGCGAGCGTCCCGCCGACGACGACACGGACCACGCCGGCGACCCCGGCGACCACGGCGACCACGTCCGCCCCCTCGACGACGGCTGCTCCCGCGGCCACGACGACGGTCGGTGGGGGAACCGGCACGGGTCAGGGCAGCGGCCCCGGGAACGGCGGCCCCGGGAACGGGGGCCCCGGGAACGACAACGGTGGAGGGAACAACGGCGGCGGGAAGGGCGGCAGGCACGGCGGCAAGGGGAAGGGCTGA
- a CDS encoding AAA family ATPase, with translation MTTLTLFCGLPGAGKTTLATRLEAQGLGVRLCTDEWQGALGRGHDDTELHERLQRRLYEHALTLLRHGVDVILEDGLWTAPERAEKLEDARACGARVELHVFDMPYDVLRRRLADRLAASRPGDHPVTEDGLARAWDLFQPPSPDELALVDAVRRHGGGWR, from the coding sequence GTGACGACGCTGACGCTCTTCTGCGGCCTGCCGGGCGCCGGCAAGACGACCCTGGCCACCCGCCTCGAGGCGCAGGGCCTGGGCGTGCGGCTGTGCACCGACGAGTGGCAGGGGGCGCTGGGTCGCGGCCACGACGACACCGAGCTGCACGAGCGGCTGCAACGGCGGCTCTACGAGCACGCGCTCACCCTGCTGCGCCACGGGGTCGACGTCATCCTCGAGGACGGGCTGTGGACCGCGCCCGAGCGCGCCGAGAAGCTCGAGGACGCGCGGGCGTGCGGTGCCCGCGTGGAGCTGCACGTGTTCGACATGCCGTACGACGTCCTGCGACGCCGGCTCGCCGATCGTCTGGCGGCGTCCCGCCCCGGCGACCACCCCGTGACGGAGGACGGGCTGGCCCGGGCCTGGGACCTGTTCCAGCCGCCCTCACCGGACGAGCTGGCCCTCGTCGACGCCGTACGGCGTCATGGGGGTGGGTGGCGGTGA
- a CDS encoding SprT-like domain-containing protein, with amino-acid sequence MDTSEAMRLADGLVARHGLAGWSVEFDTAVTRAGACHFALRRITLSAPLVRLYSRDQVQEVVLHEIAHALAGADAGHGPRWRRLARELGATGRRCVDPSAPQVEGAWVGTCPAGHRSTRHRRPVRVVSCAVCSPRFDLAHLVEWTHHGAPASAHPRYAAELLALGVLAADRLPVDVRTVRRPRAGAR; translated from the coding sequence ATGGACACGAGTGAGGCGATGCGGTTGGCCGACGGGCTGGTGGCGCGGCACGGCCTGGCCGGGTGGTCGGTGGAGTTCGACACCGCCGTGACGAGGGCGGGGGCGTGCCACTTCGCGCTGCGCCGCATCACCCTCAGCGCCCCCCTGGTGCGGCTCTACAGCCGCGACCAGGTGCAGGAGGTGGTGCTGCACGAGATCGCGCACGCGCTGGCCGGCGCCGACGCGGGTCACGGTCCGCGGTGGCGCCGGCTGGCGCGGGAGCTGGGGGCCACCGGTCGGCGGTGCGTCGACCCGTCGGCCCCCCAGGTGGAGGGGGCCTGGGTCGGCACGTGCCCGGCGGGTCACCGCAGCACCCGGCACCGGCGCCCCGTCCGCGTCGTCAGCTGCGCCGTCTGCTCACCGCGGTTCGACCTGGCGCACCTCGTGGAGTGGACGCACCACGGGGCTCCGGCGTCGGCCCACCCGCGGTACGCCGCCGAGCTGCTGGCGCTGGGGGTGCTGGCCGCCGACCGGCTCCCGGTCGACGTGCGCACCGTACGACGTCCTCGCGCGGGCGCCCGGTGA